From the genome of Candidatus Deferrimicrobium borealis:
CGCGTAGGTCATCTCCTCGGGGGGGGTTTCCCCCTCGATGAACCCGTCCATCGTTTCCGGGAACCGGTACGTCCGGAGGGAAAACGCCGCCACCGTCGGCGTTTCTCCGAAGAGCCGCTCTTTTCCTTCCGCAAGCTCCCACGCGCCATCGGATAGGAGGCGGGCCCTCCTGGACTCGATCCTGCGCAGCGGGCGAAAATCCGGATCCACCTCGATGTATTGGAACCCCTCCACCGAACGGGACGGACCGTTCACCACCTGTGCGGAGAGGATCCCCCGCTCGCCGCGCATCCAGTACCGGTTCCCCGAGAACTGCGCCGCCACCTTTCCCGGCCGCACGCGGAGGCGCTCGATCTCCCGGGCGTGCCGGTTCGCGGCCGGCGCCAGCACTTCGGAGCAGAGCAAGGACAGGGCCGACACCAGGGCGCATCCGACCAGGATCGGCGTGCAGACGCGGAGAAGGCTCACCCCGCTGGAGAAGATCGCCGTCAGCTCGTTCGAGCGAACGCGCAGGGAGACGGCGACCAGCACGGCCAGCATCGTCCCGACCGGGGAGATCAGCACGAAGATGCCCGGCACGCGGGTAAGGTAGTACCACCCGATTTCTCCGAGGTCCGCGTTGTGACGCAGCAAGTTCTCGGCGTGGTCGACGAAGTCGATCAGCAGGAACAGGAGGAGGAAGCCGAGGATGCAGGCGGCAGCGGCCCGGAGGAATTCCCGGAACAGGTAGCGCGAGAGGACGGTCATTTGCGGAGACGAACCCCGCCGAAGATGCGGGGGAAGAGCGTCACATGGTGCTCCGACCGCCAGAGGATCCACGCGGCGAGGGAGAGCCCGAGGGCGTTTGGCGCCCAGAGGAGGGCGATCATCCCGGGGGCGGAGTATCTCTCCACCGTTTTCGCAGCGGCGATGAACAGGTAGGTGACCAGGAACAGAGCGACGGTGATCCCGACGGCGGACGATTTTCCACGGGATCGCAGGGAGAACCCGAGAGGAATCGCGAGCAGACCGAAGGAAAGGCAGCATACGGCGAGGGAGAGCCGGCGGTGAAAATGGTACCGATAGGTGGCGTTCGCCCCTCTGCCCCCGGTCGCGTCGATCTTCCGTGACAGTTCGGGGAGGGTCATCCCTTTCGGTTCGCTCCCTCCGGAAATGGAGGATGCTTCGAGGGGGACCCGGAACGTCATCCGGCCGAAAGAGGCGATGCGGTACACCGGCTTTTCCGTCGGTTCGCCGTGGATGGTTCCGTCGGACAACTCCAGGCCGACCACCCCGTCGCCGGTGGCGGGTACGAAGTGTCCCTCGCGCGCGAACACGAGAAGCGGATCGGTTCCCGCCGGACGGAAGGAGAGAAAGACCCCGGACATCTGCTGCCCGTCCGGGGAGACCCGGTCGGGATACACCAGGACCTCGGGCGTGATCTCCCGGAAGACGTGCCCGGAGGCGCCGGCGCCGGCGCGCTCGGAGACGATCTGGGCAAGGGTTCGCTGCGTCTCGCGGTACCCCCAGGGGACCCCGTGCCATCCGGTGAGCAGCACCGCGGCGCAAGTGATGGCGCTGGCGACCAGCACGGGGAGGGCGATTCCTCGCATCCCCACCCCGGCGGCGGAGAGCGCCGTCGTCTCCGAGTCCGCGGCGAGCCGCCCCAGGCCGAGCAGGGCCGCGAGGAGCAGGGAGGCGGGAAGGGTGATCTCGAAGAACGGGGGGATGAGGGAGAGGAGGAGGCGCCCGACAAGGGGCGTCGGCACCCCCTTCGCGATCACCAGGTCCGCGAGCCGCGAGAATCGCTGGAGAAGGACGATGACGGTGAAGCTTCCCACCCCGACCAGGAACGGGCCGGTCATTTCGCCGAGCAGATATTTCCGTGTGATTCTCATCGTGTAGTATCATACTTTATCATCCCCCGCCGGAGGAGCCCGGAACCGTTAGTGGCCCATTTCATAAATGCGGCTGCATTCGAGCGTCGCTGCATCCGCTCCGGCGGAGTTGTGCCCCTCATGCCGAGCAAGAAATATGGTATCGGCCGTCGGGGGTACCCCAGGGTGAGTACTTCATCCGGGAGTGGGGCGCTCCTTGCGGCGTACTTGAAAGTACGCCTCAGTCGCGCGCCTTGCCGGCGCGGCGCATCGACGCTCTCGGTGCGACGCCGTATTTATGAAATGGACCACTCAGATGGGACGGTCGGGCCGAATGGACGTCATCGAGGGATCCGGGAACTTCTCCCCGCCCGGGGAGACTTCCCTGACGATCGGGAATTTCGACGGGGTGCACCTTGGCCATCGGGAGCTTCTGCGGCGGACCGTGGCGCATGCCCGGGATTTGCGTCTCCAGGCCGTCGCGCTCACCTTCACGCCGCACCCGGTCCGCTTCTTCACCCCCAGGGCGCGGTTCTACGAGATCACCTCATTGGGGGAAAAGGCGTCCAGGATGGAGAAGCTCGGGATCGATCTCCTGGTCGTCGAATCGTTCACCGGGGCGATCGGGGGGATGGGGCCGGAGGAGTTCGCCCGGACGGTCGTCCATGAGCGGCTGCGCGCCCGTTTCGTCACGGTGGGGTACGACTTCACCTTCGGAAGGAACCGGACGGGGTCTCCCGGGATGCTCCGCCGGATCGGGCGCGAGCTGGGATTCGAGGTGGATGTCGTCCCGCCGCTCCTTCGCGGGGGCGCGATCGTGAGCTCCAGCCGTATCCGGGAACTCCTGCTATCGGGACGGGTGCGGGAGGCCGAGGAACTCCTCTGCCGCCCGTATGCGGTGTCCGGCAAGGTGATCCCCGGCGCCGCCCGGGGACGAAAGCTCGGGTTTCCGACGGCAAACGTCGAGTTTGTCCAGGAACTCCTCCCGCTGCCGGGAGTGTACGTCATCGACGCCGCCGTAGGGGGTGTCGTGCGGAGAGGGGTGGCCAACGTAGGGTTCAACCCGACCTTCGGTGAGAACTCCCTCGGGGTGGAGGCGCACCTGCTCGACTTCACGGGCGATCTCTACGGGCAGGATATGACGGTGCGCTTCCGGGACCGGATCCGTGACGAGCGGAAGTTCAAGAGCGTGGAGGAACTGGTGCGCCAGATCGAGAAGGATGTCGGGTATGCGCGAACCGCGCAGCTGCCGACGAATCCGGAAGCGGACGACGCGGCCCTCGGCGGACGCATGGTGGACTGCGACCGATGAGGGCGTCGATCCTCTCCGTACTCCTCCTCCTCCCGGTCTTCCCCGCGTGCACCGGCGGAGGGCCGGGGAGCGCTCCGGTGCCGTCCAGCGTCGCATCGGTCCAGCAGGCGCTTGTCGCCGCCGTTGAGCGCTCCATCCCATCGGTGGTCAATATCCGCACGGTCACCCGCTTCGCGCGCGGAACGCCGGGGTCGGGGCGGCGGCCGGACGGCCTGCCGCCGGAGTATCTCGTGGACCTGCTCGAGGAGAACGGCGGATTTCGCGAGAACTCCCTCGGGTCGGGGGTCATCATCGGTGAAGACGGGCTGATCGTCACCAACGAGCACGTCATCCGCGACGCGGACGAGATCGTGGTCCGTCTTTCGGATCGGAGCGAGCATCGGGCGAAGGTGGTCGGCGCGGACGTCCGGACGGACGTGGCCGTGCTTCGGATCCAGCCGCCCGGGAAACTCCCGGTGGCGACGCTGGGCGACTCCTCCCGCCTGAAGGTCGGGGAGTTCGCAATCGCGGTTGGGAACCCGTTCGGACTCGAGAGCACGGTGACCCTCGGCGTGGTGAGCGCGACCGGGCGCAGCGCGGAGCCGGACCTCGAGGGGGGGGACGATTTCATCCAGACCGACGCGTCGATCAATCCGGGAAACTCGGGGGGACCTCTCCTCAACGCGCGGGGGGAAGTGGTCGGGATCAACACGGCGATGGTGACCGCGGGCCAGGGGCTCGGCTTCGCCATCCCGATCAACACGGTCCGGTCGGTGGAGCAGGACCTGGTCGCGCACGGGGCGGTTCGGCGGGGGTGGCTCGGCCTGGGGATCCAGGCCCTTCCCCCGGAGCTCGCGGACGCGTTCGGAGTGAAGGGCGAAAAGGGGATCCTGGTGAACCGCGTCGTTCCGGGAAGCCCCGCCGCGCGGGGCGGGGTGCGGGTGGGGGACATCCTCGTCGCGTTCGGAAAAACCCGCGTATCGGGGGTGAAGGAGTTCCAGCGGCTGGTCGCCGGGACGGCGCCCGGTTCCCCGGTCACGCTCGAGGTGCTCCGCGAGGGGAAACGGGTGGCGGCGACGGTTACGGTCGAAGAGGCGGAGAAGCAGGCCGAGGGGAGGCGCCCGCCCCCCCGTGAGTCGGTGGATTCTCTCGGGATGGCCGTGCGGTCCGTACCGAAGCAACTGCTGCGGGAGATGGAGCTTCGCGGAGGCGTCGAAGTGACGTTCGTCGAGACCTCCAGCCCGGCGTGGGACGGTGGTGTCCGGGAAGGAGACGTCCTTCTCTCCATCAACCGGGAAACGGTTCGCGGGCTCGATGAGTACCGGAAGGCCGTGTCGCGACTCCCCCGGGGGCGGCCGGCCTTCGCCCTGGTCTACCGGGAGGGTGTTCAGCTTTATGTGGCGCTGAAAAGCAGTGGGGAGGCCGTCCGATAGTCTCCTAAGGAGGAGCCGATGGGAGTGGTGAAGGACACGGACGTGGCCCGGCGGATCGCCCGGGCGGTGGTCTCGGACATCGCGCTGTACAACGCGAAGAAGGTCGAGGAGGGGGTCCGGAACGACACCCTGTTCGATCTCCTGAAGGAGGAGATCGTGGAGGGACAGGGCTACTACCTGAGCCGCGTCGATCCCGAGATCGCGAAGAGCACGAATTTTTTCGATCAGGCACTGGTGGATGTCCTGCTCAAGCCGGCCGGCCACATCCCCTCGAAGATCTGGTAGCGTGCCGAACGAACCGCGCGGGACGCACCGGCTGACCGTTCCGGCCGACCGCGCGGGGGAGCGTCTCGACCGGTTCCTTCCGGAGGCGATTCCCGGGATTTCCCGGGCGCGCGGGCAACGGTTGATCGAGGAGGGGAACGTCCGGCTGGCGGGAGAAATCGTGCGTCCGTCGACCCGCCTGAAGGGCGGGGAACCGATGACCGTCGTCGTCCCCCCGCCCGTGCCGCTCGACATGGTGGCGGAGGACCTTCCCCTCCACGTGTTGTACGAAGATGCCCACCTGCTGGTCGTCGACAAGCCTGCCGGCATGGTGGTTCATCCCGCGCCGGGGCACTCCCGCGGAACCCTCGTGAACGCGCTTCTGGGGCGATCCGACACCTTGTCCGGGATCGGGGGCGTTTCCCGCCCGGGGATCGTACACCGGCTTGATCGGGATACCTCGGGGGTTCTCGTGGTCGCGAGGACCGACGCTGCCCACGGGACGCTGTCCGCCCGGTTTGCCGCCCACGCGATGGACCGGAAATACCGCGGGATCGTCTTCGGAGGCCCGCCTGCGGACAAGGGGACCGTGTCGACGCGGATCGGGAGGCATCCTGTCCACCGGAAGAAGATGGCGGTGCTGCCGGCGGGGGGACGGGAGGCGGTCACCCGCTACCGGAGGATCGAAACGTTCGGCCCCTTCTCCCTCCTCGAATTCCGGCTGGAAACGGGACGCACCCACCAGGTGCGGGTGCACTGCGCGCACCTCGGCTGTCCGATCGTCGGGGACGACGTGTACGGAAGATCGCGGAAGATCCCCCTCGGGAAGGGGGCGTCCGCGGGGACGGTGACCGTCTCCCGCTTTCTCCTGCACGCGTTCCACCTGGCGTTTCCCCACCCGGTTACCGGGGAACTTCTCTCCTTCACCATCTCCGACCCGCCGGAGTTCGCCGCGTTCAAGGCAGCGGTCAGCGGCCAGGGGGGACATTCTTGATCTGGTGGGGGATCAGGGAAAGAGTGTCCCCCACTGCCCGGGACGCAGGGAAAGAGTGTCCTGCGCCATGAATCCCCTTCCGCACTTCGAGCAGTCTTCCCTGCTGCGTTCCGTGCCGGGGGTCTACCACGCCTTCCTCGGCGTGGATCCGGTGGAGGGACGGGGGCGTCGCGAGCGGCTCCGGGAAGTCTTTTCCATCGCCGCGGAATCGGTCGGGACGCTGAAGCAGGTTCACTCGGCGACCGTTCTTTCCTTCGAACCGGGCGACGGGGATGTCCCCGGCGGGTGGAAGCGGGAGGGAGACGCCCTCTGGACCGAGAGCCCCGGGACCGGGGTGGGGGTCCACACGGCGGATTGCGTCCCCATCCTTCTCGCCCAT
Proteins encoded in this window:
- the lptG gene encoding LPS export ABC transporter permease LptG; translation: MTVLSRYLFREFLRAAAACILGFLLLFLLIDFVDHAENLLRHNADLGEIGWYYLTRVPGIFVLISPVGTMLAVLVAVSLRVRSNELTAIFSSGVSLLRVCTPILVGCALVSALSLLCSEVLAPAANRHAREIERLRVRPGKVAAQFSGNRYWMRGERGILSAQVVNGPSRSVEGFQYIEVDPDFRPLRRIESRRARLLSDGAWELAEGKERLFGETPTVAAFSLRTYRFPETMDGFIEGETPPEEMTYAQLSGYVGELRRKGYEARGYETDLHAKIAYPLLNVLISMLAIPFALRSPRSGGIWRSIGLGLLMGFACWVVLSTSLSLGRKGMLPALLAAWLPGVLFAGTGAALFRGAGR
- a CDS encoding LptF/LptG family permease, whose translation is MRITRKYLLGEMTGPFLVGVGSFTVIVLLQRFSRLADLVIAKGVPTPLVGRLLLSLIPPFFEITLPASLLLAALLGLGRLAADSETTALSAAGVGMRGIALPVLVASAITCAAVLLTGWHGVPWGYRETQRTLAQIVSERAGAGASGHVFREITPEVLVYPDRVSPDGQQMSGVFLSFRPAGTDPLLVFAREGHFVPATGDGVVGLELSDGTIHGEPTEKPVYRIASFGRMTFRVPLEASSISGGSEPKGMTLPELSRKIDATGGRGANATYRYHFHRRLSLAVCCLSFGLLAIPLGFSLRSRGKSSAVGITVALFLVTYLFIAAAKTVERYSAPGMIALLWAPNALGLSLAAWILWRSEHHVTLFPRIFGGVRLRK
- a CDS encoding bifunctional riboflavin kinase/FAD synthetase encodes the protein MDVIEGSGNFSPPGETSLTIGNFDGVHLGHRELLRRTVAHARDLRLQAVALTFTPHPVRFFTPRARFYEITSLGEKASRMEKLGIDLLVVESFTGAIGGMGPEEFARTVVHERLRARFVTVGYDFTFGRNRTGSPGMLRRIGRELGFEVDVVPPLLRGGAIVSSSRIRELLLSGRVREAEELLCRPYAVSGKVIPGAARGRKLGFPTANVEFVQELLPLPGVYVIDAAVGGVVRRGVANVGFNPTFGENSLGVEAHLLDFTGDLYGQDMTVRFRDRIRDERKFKSVEELVRQIEKDVGYARTAQLPTNPEADDAALGGRMVDCDR
- a CDS encoding trypsin-like peptidase domain-containing protein is translated as MRASILSVLLLLPVFPACTGGGPGSAPVPSSVASVQQALVAAVERSIPSVVNIRTVTRFARGTPGSGRRPDGLPPEYLVDLLEENGGFRENSLGSGVIIGEDGLIVTNEHVIRDADEIVVRLSDRSEHRAKVVGADVRTDVAVLRIQPPGKLPVATLGDSSRLKVGEFAIAVGNPFGLESTVTLGVVSATGRSAEPDLEGGDDFIQTDASINPGNSGGPLLNARGEVVGINTAMVTAGQGLGFAIPINTVRSVEQDLVAHGAVRRGWLGLGIQALPPELADAFGVKGEKGILVNRVVPGSPAARGGVRVGDILVAFGKTRVSGVKEFQRLVAGTAPGSPVTLEVLREGKRVAATVTVEEAEKQAEGRRPPPRESVDSLGMAVRSVPKQLLREMELRGGVEVTFVETSSPAWDGGVREGDVLLSINRETVRGLDEYRKAVSRLPRGRPAFALVYREGVQLYVALKSSGEAVR
- a CDS encoding RluA family pseudouridine synthase — protein: MPNEPRGTHRLTVPADRAGERLDRFLPEAIPGISRARGQRLIEEGNVRLAGEIVRPSTRLKGGEPMTVVVPPPVPLDMVAEDLPLHVLYEDAHLLVVDKPAGMVVHPAPGHSRGTLVNALLGRSDTLSGIGGVSRPGIVHRLDRDTSGVLVVARTDAAHGTLSARFAAHAMDRKYRGIVFGGPPADKGTVSTRIGRHPVHRKKMAVLPAGGREAVTRYRRIETFGPFSLLEFRLETGRTHQVRVHCAHLGCPIVGDDVYGRSRKIPLGKGASAGTVTVSRFLLHAFHLAFPHPVTGELLSFTISDPPEFAAFKAAVSGQGGHS